In Brucella melitensis bv. 1 str. 16M, a genomic segment contains:
- a CDS encoding glycoside hydrolase family 108 protein, with product MAKGTFAKAMPHVFSEEGGYVDHPKDPGGATNMGITLATLSAWEGRKVSKAEVKALTKTKATDIYRENYWNKVAGDDLPAGVDHATLDFAIHSGPARALKMLQKVVGVDQDGVIGAKTLAAVRKMAANRIINELCDARLAWLKGLGTFSTFGKGWTSCVSRVRSRALAFSRDSAPAPSPVPQVPTGKAVQSDTSLKEVLKNPEAWGPLGGMITGVGAMADGSGPMQWALAIAMVALVGVGLYFFIQRVRKEA from the coding sequence ATGGCTAAGGGAACCTTTGCCAAAGCGATGCCGCATGTCTTCTCGGAAGAAGGCGGGTATGTCGATCATCCGAAAGACCCCGGCGGCGCAACGAATATGGGCATTACGCTTGCCACGCTGTCAGCCTGGGAAGGCCGGAAGGTATCGAAAGCCGAAGTGAAGGCGCTGACCAAGACCAAGGCGACGGATATCTACCGGGAGAATTACTGGAACAAGGTTGCCGGTGATGATCTGCCTGCCGGTGTGGATCACGCCACGCTAGATTTTGCTATCCACTCCGGCCCAGCCCGTGCCCTCAAGATGCTTCAGAAGGTCGTCGGTGTCGATCAGGATGGCGTCATCGGTGCGAAGACGCTCGCTGCCGTCCGAAAGATGGCCGCAAACCGGATCATCAATGAACTGTGTGATGCTCGTCTGGCATGGCTGAAAGGTCTCGGCACGTTCTCGACGTTCGGCAAGGGCTGGACTTCGTGTGTCTCGCGGGTTCGGTCTCGTGCTCTGGCGTTCTCACGTGACAGTGCTCCCGCACCTTCGCCGGTGCCGCAGGTTCCTACAGGCAAGGCCGTACAGTCCGATACCTCCTTGAAAGAGGTGCTGAAGAATCCCGAAGCCTGGGGGCCGCTCGGCGGGATGATTACTGGGGTAGGTGCAATGGCAGACGGCTCCGGCCCGATGCAATGGGCGCTTGCCATCGCAATGGTCGCGCTTGTTGGCGTCGGCCTCTACTTCTTCATCCAGCGGGTGAGGAAAGAGGCTTGA
- a CDS encoding GlsB/YeaQ/YmgE family stress response membrane protein has product MGEAGIGWIAAIIIGGIAGWIASNFMNSNTGIFMNIILGIIGAAVASFIFGFLGVSFGGWLGYLVAGFIGACILIWLGRAIGG; this is encoded by the coding sequence ATGGGTGAAGCAGGTATTGGCTGGATTGCGGCAATCATCATTGGCGGCATTGCCGGATGGATCGCGTCGAACTTCATGAATAGCAACACCGGCATATTCATGAACATTATTCTAGGCATCATCGGAGCGGCGGTAGCCAGCTTCATTTTTGGTTTTCTGGGTGTGTCCTTCGGAGGATGGCTCGGCTATCTGGTTGCCGGGTTTATCGGCGCCTGCATCCTGATATGGCTAGGCCGCGCGATAGGCGGGTAA
- a CDS encoding BrnT family toxin, with translation MKIIWDEPKRQTNIAKHGLDFADLHFEFFLSAKVFPTKADRLMAIGEFNGLIIIAVFFKPVGSEALSVISMRSASQKERKL, from the coding sequence ATGAAGATCATCTGGGACGAACCGAAGCGACAGACCAACATTGCCAAGCACGGCTTGGACTTCGCTGACCTGCATTTCGAATTCTTCCTGTCGGCTAAGGTCTTCCCCACCAAGGCAGATCGCCTGATGGCAATCGGAGAATTCAACGGCCTGATTATCATCGCCGTCTTTTTCAAGCCGGTTGGTTCGGAAGCCCTCTCCGTGATCTCCATGCGTTCAGCAAGCCAGAAGGAAAGGAAGCTCTGA
- a CDS encoding BrnA antitoxin family protein yields the protein MGIKFSSKRPLTQEEEAEIQKMIASDPDAPEATDKQLAKAKPFKESFPDMAAKMEKAIRGRPRIDNPKTPVTIRLDQDVVQRFKATGKGWQGRMNDALRKAVGL from the coding sequence ATGGGTATCAAATTTTCCTCTAAGCGCCCTCTCACTCAGGAGGAAGAGGCAGAAATTCAGAAGATGATCGCAAGCGATCCCGATGCACCGGAAGCCACCGATAAACAGCTTGCCAAGGCCAAGCCTTTCAAGGAATCCTTTCCAGATATGGCCGCCAAGATGGAGAAGGCCATTCGAGGCCGGCCGCGCATCGACAATCCCAAGACGCCGGTTACTATCCGGCTCGATCAGGATGTAGTTCAACGCTTCAAGGCCACCGGCAAAGGCTGGCAGGGCCGTATGAACGATGCCCTGCGCAAAGCTGTCGGGCTTTGA
- a CDS encoding IS5-like element IS711 family transposase (programmed frameshift), with protein MSRRSLTDEQWNRIEAYLPGRVGTPGRSGVDNRLFVDAILWMAANAAHWRDLPATFGKWTAVHARFRRWSHAGVWERLFHALADTPDFEYVLIDSTISKVHADAAGAKGGPEAACIGRSRGGLTTKLHAVVDAIGLPLRIKPTPGHYGDCPQASSLLSGLKGVGHVIADAAYDADHLRAFIASDLKATAQIKVNPTRSSVPTIDWRLYKERHQIECFFNKLKRYRRIALRCEKTLTAFVGFVHLACAMIWLR; from the exons GTGAGCAGACGAAGCCTTACAGATGAGCAATGGAACCGGATCGAAGCATATCTTCCGGGGCGAGTTGGTACGCCCGGCCGCAGTGGCGTTGATAACCGATTATTTGTCGACGCCATCTTGTGGATGGCTGCCAATGCAGCGCACTGGCGCGATCTGCCTGCGACCTTCGGCAAATGGACAGCGGTTCATGCCCGCTTTCGGCGCTGGTCGCACGCCGGTGTATGGGAAAGGCTTTTCCATGCCCTGGCTGATACGCCGGACTTTGAATATGTCCTCATTGACAGCACCATATCGAAAGTCCACGCAGATGCGGCGGGCGCAAAAGGGGGGC CTGAAGCTGCCTGCATCGGTCGCTCGCGCGGGGGATTGACGACCAAGCTGCATGCTGTTGTCGATGCTATCGGCCTACCGCTGCGAATAAAGCCAACACCCGGCCATTATGGTGACTGTCCGCAAGCTTCAAGCCTTCTATCCGGCTTAAAGGGTGTGGGGCATGTCATTGCTGATGCGGCCTATGATGCCGATCACTTAAGGGCCTTCATTGCCAGCGATCTCAAGGCAACGGCTCAGATCAAGGTCAATCCAACACGTTCCAGTGTCCCAACAATCGACTGGAGGCTGTACAAGGAACGCCATCAGATTGAATGCTTTTTTAACAAGTTGAAACGCTATCGTCGCATTGCGCTGCGATGCGAGAAAACATTGACCGCATTCGTGGGTTTCGTCCATCTCGCATGCGCTATGATCTGGTTACGTTGA
- a CDS encoding YegP family protein, which yields MQYVLYRDNAGYWRWRLLANNHRTIADSGEGYVHRADAINGINLVKSSAAAPVVER from the coding sequence ATGCAATACGTCCTTTATCGAGATAACGCCGGGTACTGGCGCTGGCGTCTTCTGGCCAACAATCACCGAACTATTGCCGACAGTGGCGAGGGATACGTGCACAGAGCTGATGCGATAAATGGCATTAATCTCGTCAAGAGCTCTGCCGCTGCCCCTGTAGTCGAGAGATAA
- the arsC gene encoding arsenate reductase (glutaredoxin) (This arsenate reductase requires both glutathione and glutaredoxin to convert arsenate to arsenite, after which the efflux transporter formed by ArsA and ArsB can extrude the arsenite from the cell, providing resistance.) produces the protein MDVTIYHNPVCGTSRKVLGMIREAGIEPHVIEYMKTPLPRDMLVELLRQMAISPRALLRAKEARYAELGLDDPALSDEVLIDAMISNPVLMNRPVVVTPKGVRLCRPAETVQELL, from the coding sequence ATGGATGTAACCATCTATCACAATCCTGTATGCGGCACGTCGCGCAAGGTACTTGGAATGATCCGGGAAGCCGGAATCGAGCCGCATGTCATCGAATATATGAAAACGCCGCTTCCAAGGGACATGCTGGTGGAATTGCTGCGGCAGATGGCTATTTCGCCGCGCGCCCTGCTGCGGGCAAAAGAAGCGCGCTATGCGGAACTGGGGCTCGATGATCCTGCACTTTCTGATGAGGTTCTGATTGACGCCATGATAAGCAACCCCGTGCTGATGAACCGGCCCGTGGTCGTTACGCCCAAAGGTGTTCGTCTTTGCCGCCCGGCAGAAACGGTTCAGGAGTTGCTATAG
- a CDS encoding tyrosine-type recombinase/integrase translates to MVTVDLKGIHKVNAKGRTYYYAWRGGPALRGEPGSAEFMASLQEANDSRVIPDASKFRAVITAYKSSHDYQKLADSTKRNWNGWLDRIGKKFGDLSITQFDLPQKIRPVIRKWRGEFADKPRTADYGMQVLSRVLSYAVDPLGKISQNPCEGIKQLYKNDRAAIIWTDQDIARLKTKCSPEVAWAVDLAAHTGLRAGDLLRLSWSHITDNAIILPTGKSRHTKEAVIPLYAELRALLQTIPRRSPIVLTNTRKAPWTVNGFGSSFSDCREEAKLGDRDLYFHDFRGTAATKFYIAGLSERVIAEIMGWEEETVRNIIRRYVSKTAAIEATIKQIDEARKRT, encoded by the coding sequence ATGGTTACAGTTGATTTGAAAGGCATCCACAAAGTTAACGCAAAGGGCCGCACGTATTATTATGCATGGCGTGGCGGCCCGGCCCTTCGTGGAGAACCCGGATCGGCTGAATTTATGGCTTCGCTTCAAGAAGCAAATGATAGTCGGGTAATTCCAGATGCTTCAAAGTTTCGCGCCGTTATCACGGCCTATAAGTCTAGCCACGACTACCAGAAGCTAGCCGACAGCACGAAACGCAATTGGAATGGATGGCTGGATAGGATCGGGAAAAAATTCGGGGACTTGAGCATAACGCAGTTTGATCTACCTCAGAAAATACGGCCAGTCATTCGAAAATGGCGCGGGGAGTTTGCCGATAAGCCACGAACTGCGGACTATGGAATGCAAGTCCTTTCCCGCGTTCTGTCCTATGCTGTAGACCCTCTTGGCAAGATTAGCCAAAATCCATGTGAAGGCATTAAGCAGCTATACAAAAACGACCGTGCCGCCATCATATGGACAGATCAGGATATCGCGCGGCTCAAAACGAAATGTTCACCCGAAGTCGCATGGGCGGTTGATCTAGCAGCCCACACAGGCTTGCGCGCTGGCGATCTTTTGCGGCTGTCATGGTCTCATATCACCGATAACGCAATAATCCTACCCACCGGGAAAAGTCGTCACACGAAGGAAGCGGTCATTCCTCTTTACGCGGAATTGAGGGCCTTGCTTCAAACGATCCCACGCCGGTCTCCTATTGTCTTGACAAACACCAGGAAAGCACCTTGGACGGTAAACGGGTTTGGGTCATCGTTTTCAGACTGCCGCGAAGAAGCAAAGCTTGGCGATAGAGATTTATACTTTCACGACTTCCGTGGGACGGCGGCGACAAAGTTCTATATCGCCGGTCTGTCCGAACGTGTAATTGCTGAAATCATGGGGTGGGAAGAAGAAACCGTGCGGAACATTATCCGGCGGTATGTGAGCAAAACGGCTGCTATAGAGGCCACGATAAAACAGATTGACGAGGCCAGAAAGAGAACGTAG
- a CDS encoding L,D-transpeptidase family protein → MSPIRPQAKNQTPGKRAFDAAMGYLKSIDVKAEKPIAEALVAFYSSNRTFLWSADDKVLDRAKQLAAFFARADEDGLNPDEYAVTIPADNFDPDKRDERQQKLAEFEIRMSARALRYAIDAGEGRIIADRLSGFHDLPRTRVNPKAVLEQLARESDPSAYLHGFQPDNAQYAALKRALADTEPPRGKPIRISFDGVIKPGDKSEQLSKVVALISRHAPADYLAQHRDVLAAHADASVYDPELVSAIKDYQKLSGGTLDGLIGRATISALQGEQTSIRRDRILYSMERLRWLPHDFGKRYVMVNQPAYHAGYYEDGQQKLGMNVVIGSPTHQTYFFYNKVQTVVFNPSWGVPRSIILNEMLPKVMRDTSYLDRNGYEVYANGKKVSASAVNWSAVATGKAHIGIRQKPSLDNSLGELKILFPNAHDIYMHDTPAKSYFKRDMRALSHGCIRLERPRDMAAAVLGTSVKNLDKYFGKDERGIKVPEPVPVYIAYFTAWPDADGKIHYYGDIYDRDSGLQKAFDKTATTRLAAI, encoded by the coding sequence ATGTCGCCCATTCGCCCACAGGCGAAAAATCAAACGCCAGGCAAGCGCGCTTTTGATGCGGCGATGGGCTATTTGAAATCCATCGACGTAAAGGCCGAAAAGCCGATAGCCGAGGCCCTCGTTGCCTTTTATTCCAGCAATCGCACCTTCCTCTGGTCGGCAGATGACAAGGTTCTGGACCGTGCGAAACAACTGGCAGCCTTCTTTGCGCGTGCCGACGAGGATGGCTTGAACCCGGATGAATATGCGGTAACGATTCCTGCCGATAATTTCGATCCTGACAAGCGCGATGAGCGGCAGCAAAAACTGGCCGAATTTGAAATCCGCATGTCGGCGCGCGCCCTGCGCTATGCTATCGACGCGGGCGAGGGGCGCATCATTGCCGACCGGCTGAGCGGTTTCCACGATCTGCCGCGCACACGTGTCAATCCGAAGGCTGTTCTGGAACAACTTGCAAGAGAATCCGACCCGAGCGCCTATCTGCACGGTTTCCAGCCCGATAATGCGCAATATGCTGCACTGAAGCGCGCCCTTGCCGATACGGAACCGCCGCGCGGCAAGCCGATTCGTATTTCGTTCGATGGCGTCATCAAACCCGGCGATAAAAGTGAGCAGCTTTCCAAGGTTGTCGCCCTGATCTCCCGCCATGCGCCGGCTGACTATCTGGCGCAGCACCGAGATGTGCTTGCCGCCCATGCGGATGCGAGCGTTTATGATCCCGAACTGGTTTCCGCGATCAAGGATTATCAGAAATTGTCGGGCGGCACACTGGACGGCCTGATCGGACGGGCGACGATTTCCGCCCTTCAGGGCGAGCAGACGTCAATCAGGCGCGACCGCATCCTCTATTCGATGGAGCGTCTGCGCTGGTTGCCGCATGATTTCGGCAAACGCTATGTCATGGTCAACCAGCCTGCCTACCATGCCGGATATTATGAGGATGGCCAGCAAAAGCTCGGGATGAATGTGGTTATCGGCTCGCCGACCCATCAGACCTATTTCTTCTATAACAAGGTTCAAACGGTCGTATTCAACCCGTCCTGGGGTGTGCCGCGCTCGATCATTCTCAATGAAATGCTGCCAAAGGTCATGCGGGATACGAGCTATCTCGACCGTAATGGCTATGAGGTCTATGCAAACGGCAAGAAAGTTTCGGCAAGTGCGGTGAACTGGAGTGCGGTTGCAACGGGCAAGGCCCATATCGGGATCCGCCAGAAGCCGAGCCTCGACAATTCGCTTGGCGAATTGAAGATTCTCTTCCCGAATGCGCACGATATCTACATGCACGACACGCCTGCAAAATCCTATTTCAAGCGGGATATGCGCGCCTTGAGCCATGGCTGCATCCGCCTTGAACGTCCTCGCGACATGGCGGCTGCCGTTCTTGGTACATCAGTGAAGAATCTCGACAAATATTTCGGCAAGGATGAACGCGGCATAAAGGTACCCGAGCCGGTGCCGGTCTATATTGCCTATTTTACGGCATGGCCGGATGCTGACGGCAAGATTCACTATTACGGTGATATCTATGATCGCGATTCCGGCTTGCAGAAGGCTTTCGACAAAACGGCAACCACACGCCTGGCAGCCATTTAG
- a CDS encoding glycosyltransferase — MAPRHITVILPAKYRGGSLRVTKNIVRMLLKGSQNYGEQCQVRLAVRADTYDIGEEFRDLIDNGVEVREISFKEVPPEDVNNANYFQGRNIDLQSRTYWLMEDGQNNCADSDLWLVVSYSVEYPIAPIRPTLIFATDFIQRYVPDIIWPPRPGEGDAEALAFLRQSDGVLATTPHTRLDAISYAGLPASKVYLAPMEFDPTFLDRYRSVSKVKEPYFLWPTNPNAHKNHAKAFQALDLYYGKLKGKIKTKIVGVSSVRMDPSHRWQAKYENKAYVKSVREIVAGLDNLKSNVEFAGEVADKEYAELLASACFLWHPTLADNGTFAAVEAAYMGCPTLSNDYPQMRYISNRFEIPMQYFNARSVKEMASALKQMEETPIDVGLLPSRETLSLHSWEAHASEYWDVIVRAAA, encoded by the coding sequence ATGGCTCCGAGACATATTACAGTTATCCTACCAGCTAAGTACCGAGGCGGAAGTCTTCGAGTTACGAAGAATATCGTTCGAATGCTTTTGAAGGGAAGTCAGAATTATGGTGAACAGTGTCAAGTTAGATTGGCAGTACGTGCCGATACCTACGATATTGGGGAGGAGTTTCGTGATCTTATCGATAATGGTGTAGAGGTTCGGGAAATATCATTCAAAGAAGTTCCTCCAGAAGATGTTAACAATGCTAACTATTTCCAAGGTAGAAATATCGACCTACAGTCGAGAACCTATTGGCTAATGGAGGATGGCCAAAACAACTGTGCCGATAGTGACCTTTGGCTAGTTGTATCCTACTCTGTAGAGTATCCTATTGCCCCGATAAGGCCGACACTGATATTTGCCACCGATTTCATTCAAAGGTACGTACCTGATATTATTTGGCCACCACGGCCCGGTGAGGGGGATGCTGAGGCTCTTGCGTTCTTACGACAATCAGACGGCGTACTAGCTACAACACCACACACGCGGCTGGATGCGATTTCATACGCTGGCTTACCTGCGTCCAAAGTTTATCTTGCTCCGATGGAGTTTGACCCGACGTTTTTGGATCGTTACCGGTCAGTGTCTAAGGTTAAGGAACCCTATTTCCTTTGGCCAACCAACCCAAATGCTCACAAAAACCATGCAAAAGCGTTTCAAGCGCTAGACCTATATTACGGCAAACTAAAGGGTAAGATAAAGACAAAGATAGTCGGTGTGAGTAGTGTGCGGATGGACCCATCCCATCGATGGCAGGCCAAGTACGAAAATAAGGCTTATGTGAAATCTGTACGGGAAATTGTTGCGGGTCTCGACAACCTGAAAAGCAATGTTGAGTTCGCTGGTGAGGTTGCGGACAAGGAGTATGCGGAGCTTCTTGCTTCAGCTTGTTTCCTTTGGCATCCAACTTTGGCAGACAACGGAACTTTTGCTGCGGTCGAAGCGGCATATATGGGATGTCCAACGCTTTCAAACGACTACCCGCAGATGCGGTATATTTCTAACCGTTTCGAAATTCCCATGCAGTATTTTAACGCAAGGTCTGTGAAGGAAATGGCATCAGCGCTTAAGCAAATGGAGGAGACGCCAATAGATGTAGGTTTATTGCCAAGTCGAGAAACCCTATCTCTGCATTCGTGGGAAGCTCACGCTTCCGAATACTGGGATGTGATCGTGAGGGCAGCGGCATGA
- a CDS encoding glycosyltransferase codes for MNKLGVFIGYNPGQLDPYQGISRLIAFVIKGALNQGSGVTIACPGWLKDDVRVLLEDADIPLEAVKIIATNGQPPLASLWKLRDKFRKRRTSKRKRLWLERYGKNVANFVAEWLSLRSYWGIFLGAAAIAVVTILLAVPIAIAFTALIGLLFARRLIRRVIRSKLGLFFHKNANQFNKLMSSDETIDRMREREFSLLMKKINAQKDIKVWYVPAMFWPEVANIKSKIVMAAPDIVFFDYPGNFRGIREHNSYDRMLKSLRSADHLVCYSENAKQKHFVERCDVPAEKITVIRHGFVDLGASGAAILRQDALDTLHAFIKKNDGRMPEYLKGFRFDDVPFFFYSSQLRPHKNIEGLIRAYAKVLKEHQRPAKLILTAQFQYDKRIQTFIDDNGLHADVLSLHSLPNKVLAALYHLASLSVTPTNFEGGFPFTFSEAYSVGTPSIMSRIPVVQEVIDDPELQDLMTFNPLDVDDIANKMIFGLDNRQRLFEAQSSLYAKLSARTWQVAANDYLSLLKSVAD; via the coding sequence ATGAATAAGCTCGGCGTGTTTATCGGCTATAACCCAGGCCAATTAGATCCATATCAGGGTATTTCTCGCTTAATTGCATTCGTGATCAAGGGGGCCTTGAACCAGGGTAGCGGTGTAACAATTGCTTGCCCCGGCTGGCTAAAGGACGATGTACGTGTTCTTTTGGAAGATGCTGATATCCCACTTGAAGCGGTCAAAATTATCGCGACGAATGGTCAGCCTCCATTGGCTTCGTTATGGAAGTTGAGAGATAAGTTCCGTAAGAGACGGACGAGTAAACGAAAACGTCTCTGGCTGGAGCGCTATGGCAAAAATGTTGCAAATTTTGTTGCAGAATGGCTTTCTTTGCGCTCGTATTGGGGGATTTTTTTGGGGGCTGCTGCAATTGCTGTAGTGACTATTCTACTTGCCGTACCAATTGCTATAGCCTTCACCGCTCTTATCGGTCTTCTATTTGCTCGTCGGCTTATTAGACGTGTTATCAGGTCAAAGCTTGGTTTGTTTTTTCACAAAAATGCCAATCAATTCAACAAATTAATGTCATCTGATGAAACCATCGACCGGATGAGGGAACGGGAATTCTCATTGTTGATGAAGAAGATCAACGCCCAGAAGGACATCAAAGTTTGGTATGTACCAGCCATGTTTTGGCCCGAGGTCGCTAACATAAAATCCAAGATCGTGATGGCAGCCCCGGATATCGTCTTCTTCGATTACCCAGGGAACTTCCGAGGGATACGAGAGCATAACTCATATGATCGCATGTTAAAGAGCTTGAGGTCTGCCGATCATCTCGTTTGCTACAGTGAAAATGCGAAGCAAAAACATTTTGTTGAACGGTGTGATGTTCCTGCGGAAAAGATAACGGTTATCCGTCACGGGTTCGTAGATTTGGGAGCTTCTGGTGCGGCTATTTTGCGTCAAGATGCACTTGACACATTACATGCCTTTATCAAGAAGAATGATGGTCGAATGCCGGAATATTTGAAAGGTTTCCGGTTTGACGATGTTCCTTTCTTCTTCTATTCTTCACAGCTTAGACCACACAAAAACATAGAAGGCCTTATTAGGGCTTATGCAAAAGTATTGAAAGAGCATCAGCGCCCAGCAAAACTTATCCTTACGGCACAATTTCAATATGACAAGCGCATCCAGACCTTTATAGATGATAATGGCCTGCATGCTGATGTGCTGTCGCTGCATTCTTTACCAAACAAGGTACTTGCTGCTCTATATCACCTGGCATCATTGTCGGTCACGCCAACAAACTTCGAGGGAGGGTTCCCATTTACATTTTCAGAAGCCTATTCGGTCGGCACTCCATCGATCATGAGCCGTATCCCAGTCGTGCAGGAAGTGATTGATGATCCAGAGCTTCAAGACTTGATGACATTCAATCCTTTGGATGTGGATGATATAGCCAATAAGATGATTTTTGGTTTGGACAACAGGCAACGTCTATTTGAGGCGCAGTCTAGTCTATACGCCAAATTATCCGCTCGCACATGGCAGGTCGCCGCAAATGATTATCTGTCTCTGCTTAAATCTGTTGCAGACTAG
- a CDS encoding outer membrane protein produces the protein MNIKSLLLASTVVLVAATGAKAADAVIEQEPAPVVVAPTFTWNGAYLGGQIGYGWGRSTLSDEDTSIRVKPDGFLGGLYAGYNFDMGNNFVLGVDGDITYNDLDASHSDTDPDLDLTTGVDSKLRWSGAVRARMGVAMDRWMPYIAGGVAFGNVKNSVSLTDGIESIGVSQSKTMTGWAAGAGVDYAATDNVIVRLEYRYTDYGHKDFSVVDGDLSVEARNKFKTHDIRLGVAYKF, from the coding sequence GTGAACATTAAATCGCTTCTTCTTGCATCAACTGTCGTTCTCGTTGCTGCGACTGGCGCAAAGGCTGCTGACGCCGTCATTGAACAGGAACCTGCACCGGTTGTTGTTGCTCCGACCTTCACCTGGAATGGCGCCTATCTCGGCGGCCAGATCGGTTATGGTTGGGGCCGTTCGACGCTGAGCGATGAAGACACATCTATCCGAGTAAAGCCAGACGGTTTCCTCGGCGGTCTTTATGCCGGTTATAACTTTGACATGGGGAACAACTTCGTCCTCGGTGTTGACGGTGACATTACCTATAATGATCTAGATGCTAGCCACAGTGACACCGACCCAGATCTTGATCTCACCACTGGTGTTGACAGCAAGCTCCGCTGGTCAGGCGCTGTTCGCGCTCGCATGGGTGTCGCAATGGATCGATGGATGCCATACATTGCCGGTGGTGTGGCCTTCGGAAACGTTAAGAATTCAGTTTCACTCACGGACGGTATAGAGAGCATTGGGGTTTCTCAGAGCAAGACTATGACTGGCTGGGCCGCTGGCGCTGGTGTTGATTACGCGGCAACTGACAATGTCATCGTACGTCTTGAATATCGTTATACCGACTACGGCCATAAGGATTTCAGTGTAGTTGATGGCGATCTCAGCGTTGAGGCTCGCAACAAGTTTAAGACACACGACATCCGATTGGGCGTAGCTTACAAGTTCTAA